GATCCCCTGGCTCCACTCCCCTTATCACTGTCCTTCAACCTCTCTTGCGTCTTCAGTCCCTCACCCATCTTAGATCCTTTTAATTCACTCCCTTGCCTCATTACTGCATTGTGTTCACCTGGTAAACCCCTTTGTTAAGTTTAACTATTACCCTTGCTTTTTGCCCACACCATTTACTGACCGTGGCTCAAGAAAAACGCAACCCTGCTGGCTGGTCCCAGTTCGTACCGCCAGCCTGAAGTGAGATGGTGTTCTCCAGCAAACACATCACATTTCCTCCATTTCCTCTGTAACCAGACAGCATATCCCACCCAGGcccttccccagcctccagcatctcatcttcctttcccctccttaCCCTCAGCCAATGTCTCTAGTTTCAGCAAGAATACAGAAGCAATCAGAAGGGGAAGTTCCCCGTGCGCCTACCCACATCGAACAACCCTATGGTCTTCTAAGCCTATGTGTGCCTCCTCTGGAACCATTCTCTTTAACCTGGACACGGATATCACTCCAGCAGTCATCCCTCCTCTCCTGCATGTTAATTTTCCTCTCCACTGAGTCATTCCCATTGGCACACAAACACAACGCGCTCTCTCATCTAAAACACAAAACCTTTTCACACATCCTCCTCCggctcctctctcttcccctttaTGGGACGATATATTCACTCTGTGACTCAGAACACTTTGAAAGAGCTCAGTTTTCAGTGCTCAGTTCTCTCACATCCAGGCCACAGACCTGGTCTCTGTTTACTAGAACTGTTCTTGTTAAGATCTCCAAGTTACCTAAGGCTGCTCACGTCTTCATCCCCAGCTTGTCTGATCTATCTGCAGCCTTGACGTAGCTTGGGCAGTCCCTACTTTTAAAGTGCTGACTAGACTCGCCTTCTGGGGCATCCTTATCTTTTGGTTTCCCTCTTACCTCACTGgccacttcttagacttctttgCTGGCTTCTCCTCAGTTCTCCAACTGGTAAATGCTGCAGTGCTCCGGGGCAACAACATTTCAGCTAAACTCTGAGCTTCTCACCTCCTCCCCCACCGTCTCCTGTCAGCACAGCATCCCAAGTGACCGTTTTAAAACAAATCAgaagatgctcaacttcattcATATCAAGGAAAGTGAAACTATTAAAATACCGTTTCACCCAGAAGAGTCACAAAATCCAAAAATTTAACCACACGTTGTTAAGACTGAAGACACAGGCATTTTCATACCATTCCTATGGGCGGTAACTTGGCAAGATGTTTATCCTTGACTCAAGAACTCCATCTCTGCTGACTGATGTAATTACAACTACCCTAAATTGTACAGAATAATAAATTATAAGATTATTCACTGCAGCACAGTTCACAATAATGGCTGGaggtaacctaagtgtccatcaatttGGGACTGGCTCAGTAAATTACCATACATCTTTATCCACATAATGAATACTAtgcatcagtttaaaaaaaggcatCTGAGTATTGTTATGGACAGGACTCCAAGATACATTATATGAGAAATACCAGGTGCTGAACAATATGTTATACCTTTGGTacaacaaaaagggaaaaataagatacatacatttctatttgcttatatttatataaagaaaCTTTGGAAGGACACCCCTAAACTAGTAAAGTGGTGAACTATAAAAAAGACATGCTTGAGGTACAGGAACTTAAGGGGTGGGAACTGGAGTTCACCAGAGtcctttttatacattttaatttctgaacCACGTGCAAACATtacccatttgtttttttaaaaaacaaatatgaaaataaacaagtgCAACCCAAGCTACATCATGTCATTCTGTCATTCCTTTGCTTCCAGTCCAAAGTGTCGCCCTCACCTCCTACCACACTCCCCCCAGCCGCCCATTCTGGCCTCGGTGCCGTCCCTCAACATGACAAGCTCCTGCCGCCCCTGCGCCCGCTGGCGCCTCCACCCTCCAGACACCAGCATGGCTCTCCCTCATGTCCTTCAGATCTGTCAGTCACCTTATCAGGGAGGCCTTCCCAGATCACCGGACAGAAAACAGTACCCTCACTCCCCACTCCGCTCAGCTTTCTTTCCTACACAGCATCCCCCTTCACTGCCTCCCCTCTCCCGCCCCCAGGCTGAAGCTTTACGGGAGTGGGGACTCTTACCCACCGCCTTCCCTGCACCTCACCGAGAACACGCACGTAGCTCAAGGAGCAATGCTGAATGAACCTGCTGCTTAAATCCCCGTAACAACCATGGGAGAAAGGTACTGCTATCATCCtcgttttacagataaggaaactgaggcagaagggGTGAGAAGCAGAGCTAAGATTCAAGTGTCACGTATATGAGGGCTTCACTGAACTATTCTTTCAACTTtgtgggggcaggaagggaaTCTAGAGGCTCCTCTAGAAGGTAAGAACAGGACTTCTCTGTCTCAGTGGGGAAGATGAAACGCGGGGAGGGGAGCGAGCATTCATTACTTgcctttttgtatcttttgaaGATTGAACCTTATGAATGCTATCTATTCACAAAGTGAGTGAGTAttcaaaataacaacaataaGTGAAATATCAACAACCCtgatgtccttcaacaggtgaatggttaaataaactttGGTACGTACATACATACCATGGAATACCGGCCGGCCATACAAGAGCGAATGACGGATACACACAACCACCTGGATGACTCCCCGAAGGAAAAAAGCTGACACCAAAAGGTTACAGACTGTGTGGTTCCGTTTATGTTAACACTCCTGAAGTGACAAGGTCACAGAAACGGAGAACAGATCAGTGTTTGTCAACGGCTAAGGAGGGAGGCGGGACGGGAGGGAAACGCGTGGCCATAAAAGGTAACATGAGGGGTCCCTGCAGCGACGGCCACGTTCCCGACTGCACACGTGTCAGTATCTCGCTTGTGTTACTGTACTACGGTTCTGCACTGTGTTAGCACTGGGGAAAGCTGGGTAAGGAatctattatttcttaaaattgcaagtgaatctacaattacctcaaaattaaaaatttaacataaaaaatatatatatacaaattagGTTAAGAACATCCGGCCGGTGCTGCTAACCAGCTCATCATGTAGTGCCCTGGACAATGAGGACTCAGCCATGAGAAGACCTGGAGAGAGATCTGCCATAAAAGAGGTCCGGGCAGGGGAGCGAGCAACGGAGAAGGGGAACAAAATGCTTATGCTGGAAAGACAGAAAGGAGACCAGCGTCGCTGGAGCGCAGTGACAGGAACAGAATGCcaaagatgaaaagaacagaCCCAGGCCAGATCATCCAAGGCTTTACAGACCATACAAAGAACCTTATTTTCAAATGGTAAATGGATAGAATCCAGTAAtgatttattagttttttttccccatttctttcctcccaccttttttaaaggctgaagaTAATCCTATTTATCCAGGGATACAATAAAAAGCCCTAGGAAATGGTGATCCCAAATAATACGAAATGAACTATGTAGTATTTAAGATATGGAGTCATTAAAATCCAACTTGTACATGGTGACAGAGGTAAAGGCAGAAGTCAAATGCTGGTCCTGGTTGAACTCAGTCAGCCCTGTATTTCCAGGGCTAAGAAAAATACGACGATTACAGATACTGTGAATACAACTTAATGCTTTTGAAATAGTTTAATTGCCCAAAAGTTCATGCTACAATTTAAACAGTGCTATACTTCATAGTTGACATTGTTAACATACCCACTTACCTCTTTTTTGTCTTTGAACTTGTCAATTTCTTTCTTCAGAAGCTCCACTCTTTGAAAGGATTCAAGGTTATTCACACTGTACACAAGAACAAAGCCATcagcaaatgaaaaataatgcttCGGCAGCTCCACGCCTTCCTGTAGGCCTCTGGTGTCATAGAGATGTAACTGTTCCTTTACCCCCCGATCCGTTTCCACTGAAGCCATATACACATCCTCCATTGTTTCACAGTCTTCCATTCCTGggattaaaaagaaattacttttatatatacaaataacaaTCACTACATTatttacctgaaactaatataatgttacgtcaattatacttcagtttttaacaaAGCAATTACTCTTTTTGGATAACTCAGTACCAATTGTTGCGTATTTTCTTGGCCTTTAGAAGTTGGTTTTCTAGGTTCCATATTTACTACATACAAGAATCAGATTTCCACTTACTAATTTCTTTACAATGAAAGGTAGTTGTTACAGTAAATGaacaaagtactttttaaaaaatatttcttctgtgtagaaataaaagtaataaaaatttggCAATGAGATTTactattacatattttttaaaagggactTTCAAGAGTCAAATAACTTAATATCTAAATAAGAGAATCAAAGGCTACTTTTCTTCTTCGTCAGAGCCAAGGACAGGACCTGGgtaaatttgatttttctctgtaaaacttcCACTATTTCTAGGGTCTGTTTAAAGAACTCAAAAATTCACATGGCCAGGCTGGGTCTTGGCACTAGACCTTAATTCCCAAGTACCTACTGTGCACCTTTGTACGAAAGTCCTTTGAGTACTTTAAAGTAACAAGATCCTCTCCACACTTGTCACCTGTTCCTCCCCCTTGCTTCTGTCCCTTGATCACCTCCACCTGGTCAGTCTTCAGCATTCTCTCTGAACAGGGAAAGTATGGGTGAGAGTTATCGTAAATCAGCCACTCTACTGCTGGGACATCTGCTCTATCCACTGCCTCCTTCCATTCCCACTGGCACAAGCCCTTAACAGTACCTCCACCTGAACTACATCACCTGAACCACACAAGCCAGTAAGGATACCTTCACCAGAACTACCGCAGTAGCTCAGGAAACACCTGGTAAAAGCCTCCTATCCTTTCCAGACTCTGCTGAAATATCAAGCCTGTGGATCCTCTCCTGTGGATTATCCACTCTCCTCCGTTCTGCTCTTACTGTGCCTTGTACAGGGACTGCCATTTTATACTTAAATCTCCTCCTATCTGTCCCCTCCAAAGCTGGAGTGCAAACACACTGCAGAGTCAGGACTGTGGCTAATCTATCTTCATAGCTCTGAGGACTAACAAATTGACCTACATACGTGGAAAGTCCTTAGTAAatgtctgaatgaatgaataaatgagtgagctCATAATTGATGTCCCAATTCCATTCCCTGCTCGCCTGACTGATGAgccttttaaaatgcattttacttTGCCCTATTTGTGCAGGTTTTGTCTCTTCAACTAGTCTGTAACTTCCCTGAGGGACAAACCTTTCTGTGTGCACGGCAAGTATTCAATAACCATTTGTTGCCAAGGGGATTAAGGTGAGAAGATTAACAATTTGAACTGTACTgagtagggagagagagagagagagagaggtaagaGAGGTATGGTATGGCCCCACTTTTAACTATGAGCTATATCCAGATGTAAAATCATCTGGATAATATTCTGTACCACTAAAACACTCTATATTACACGTTGTGAAAAACTGGCTATAGTTTTCCTAAACCTAAATACTGTAGCATGATTTGTGACAGGTgccatacataaaatataaataaaatctcccaaaAGTATTAGATTAAAAGGAATAATCATGTAAGGATAAACAGGCTGGCTCATGAGAAACCAAAAATTTACTTTCATCAGCATAATTCTTTACATTAAGAAATGTtcgggggaagggtatagctcaagtggtagagcacatgcttagcacacacaaggtcctgggttcaatccccagggcctcctctaaacataaataagtaaacctaaccaCCCACcccctaaataaataagtaaaacttttttgtttaaagaaatgtttGATGTTTAGTAGGGGACAATTATTTACAGGTCTGAGTATATCATCCTGTGATAAAGTAGTATCTTAAGGAAATTAAAGGTTCTTCTATGAAGACACAAACTTACTGAGCTTtgattataaaaaaatttaaaggcacaATCCATGAAGACTTTTGTTGTGGTGGATGTTTTATCCATTAAAAGCCAGTCTGGTTCCTTTCCTCCCCCACTTAAGAAATTCTGTTCCGCTATAAATCAGGCAAAGTTCCGGCTCCTCACCAGCTCACCTGACCTCCTCTCCTACTCCATACTGCCGGCCCCTACCGCTCCGCCACACCAGTGGAAGACTAAggatgcaggaggtcctgggttcgatccccagtacctcttctaaaaataaataagtaaatacacctATTTAccactccccccaccaaaatttttttttaattagaaaaaaataggtGTTTTTTCCTTGCCCCTAATTTTCCCCCTCAATCTCTGTTGACTTCTATGACCATTCTGGTCCCTCTGGAGCACACATCACTTGTGTGCCACCTTCCTTCTTAGGTTAGTATGACCAACACAAGACCCCTAGCAGTTTCCAGAACCtacagagaaattaaggaaaaataatctTACCAATAGTGTGATTCCCATAAAGAAGCTGCTCCAAAATTGCCGTTTTCCCCACAGAGAGCAAGCCACAAACCACAACCTTacagccttttcccattttctcttagGATATCACtgtaaagagaaaagaagatcTTTAAAATTGTGTACTGTTAAAAATcaaccttctctttttctttctatgtttaaATTTAATAAGTAACACGTACAAAGGGgggaatttcaaatataaaaaagatacacaaaataaGGTATATCCTTCCAAACCCCATTCGTGGTCTCCCATTGGTTTCCTTAGAGCAATCAGTGTTACTGGTCTCCTATCTATCTCCGCAGAAGTAAGCTAGGAAAACAGAAGATGACGTTATAGAtaagaatatgtttgttttcaaaaagaataaacacattttACACAAAGAATATTTCAATACTAATTAAGTCTACAGAAATCCAAACTGAATCCTAGTAGATGAAAACAATCCTTGAAAGACTGCCTGCTCATCTGTATTTACCTAGAAAAATAAGcaagatgtaaaaatataaggaGGCATGAAGATAAAAATCTGGATAGAAAATGGacgtaattttttaaagaagcattAACACTATCAATGCTTCTGTCAGTCTTTTCTCAGGAGAGTGAGAAATTGAATTTTGGTCTCTTTTAGTCAGACTTCTTTTTGAGTCATAGTTCTTCAAGCCAGAAAAACTGATCAGGCACTTTAaactaaaagaaaaggaaaactcatTTCTCCCAGCTTCCTAACACATCCAAGGAAGAGCAAGATGGGGTAACATTTTCTTCAGTTTCCCTcaaagcttttattttctggaaggCAAGATACCAGAAGCcaagacagaaaggaaaaaaggctCATTAAATGCAGCAGAATAATCTGGTAAGAGAATTTAAATTTCCACATTGCCTTCTGCCATCTCCCTTATTTCCAATTCTCTTACCTAGCAGTGTGGAACTTGCAATAACTGACTGAAAGGGAGGCCATAGCTCCTTAAAGTCAGAAAACAAGAAAGTTCAAATAAGCAATCAAATAAAAGCGGTGGTGGGCATCTTTCTGTATGCGTGTATGTTGcacattactgttttttttttaaccaagagcTAAAATATTAAGCAACAAATGAACTTCCTTTAAGTCTTCTCTACTTTGTTTTCTCAAAGTCTGTAACTTTTTTATTaaggtagagttgatttacaatgagtttcaggtgtacaacatagtgattcacaatttttaattatactccatttatagttattataaaatattggctatattccctgtgctgtacaatatacccttgtagcttacttattttatacatagtagtttgcatatcttaatcccctgcccctatcttgtccctccccctttcttctcccccctggtaattagtttgttctctgtatctgtgagtctgtctcttttttgttatgttcattcatttggtttttttttagattccatatatgagtgataacatatagtatgtgtctttctctgacttatttcagtaagCCTattaccctccaggtccatccatgttgttgcatctttatgtctgagtaatattccactgtgtgtataaatatgtatacgtacatacatacatacatatacacacacacacacacacacacacaccccttctttatccattcatttgttaatggacacttaggttgcttccaaagctcagctattgtaaataatactgctctgaaggctgggatgcatgtatcttttccaattagtgtttctgttttcttcaaatatacacccaggagtggaattgctgactcatatggaagttctatttttagttttttgaggaacctccacactgttttccacagtggctgcaattCCCCCCAACAGTGTACAAGTATTCCTTTCTCCGCAtcatcaccaacatttgttatttgtagtctctgatgacagccattctgacaggtgtgactTGGTATCTCTTTGTGGCTTtcattggcatttctctgatgattaatgatgttgagcatctttttcatgtgcctgttagccatcagTATGGCTTCtttgaaaatgtctattcaagtcttctgcccattttttgattttttttatattgagttgtatgagttacattttgaacattaaccccttatcagtcatagcatttgcaaatacattctctgattcagtaggttgtcttttcatttcgttgatggtttcctctgctgtgcaaaagcttttaattagCTTCCATTTGTttaccttttgtttcctttgccttaggagacagattttTCTTAAATGCTGGTAAGATTTATgccagtgttctgcctatgttttcttctaggagttttatggcttctggtcttacatttaggtctttaatccattttgagtttatttttgtatacagtgttagaaaatgttccaatttcattcttttacatgtagctgtccagttttcctagcaccgcttattgaagagactgtttttcctccattgtatattcttgcctcctttgtcatagactaATTGTCAAAGTCTGTAATTTTTTATGACCTAAATCAGACAAAGCACATTATCTCCTGACAGGAAAATTGTAATGATACCATTACTGTGGTGCCGTAATAACACAGCACTCACTTGCAGAGCAGTATACTACATTTAACCAGTAGATAAATAGTCTCTTACGTGATGTAACTATTATTTCCTGGGGGGCACGCTTGGGCTCCTTCTGATAAATCTTCCCAAGAATATTTATCACTTGCTTCCAGGAGAACCACTTCTCTTAGggaatttcctttttatttttcagtgtaagtGCAATAGAAAAATTCTCAGTCTTTATAAGGGCAGAGTTTTGTGTAACGCTGATCATCTATGGTAGGGTATCACCTATGTCAGCAACTATGGCCTGTCCAACAAGGTTTTCCATGCATACTTCTGAATTTGATTTATGTTATCTCCTTTATCATAGGATTCCACTCTCTATAAATTGTGGTCTCCTGTAGGTTATACCATTGAATCTTTCTTTCAAAGAGTTTTTAATAACAGTTGCCACCTAACCACATGAGAAGAAGGTAAGAAAGAAATCTTCTGGAGTATAAGAAAAATGATGGCAGCAACAGAACTCTGCTGTCCGAAAAGGTTGCTGCTGgaatctaaattctggtttttcTATTGTTACTGCTCTTCCTCTGAAATTGTCTTAGCCCCAGTAGAATTTCTACATACCAATCCTTACCTCCTCGCCCCTTTCtattaaatcaagaaaaaaaaaaaaaaagtccctttacCACAAATTATATCAATCTTCAAAAAAAACTCCAGTGCTTTAAAAGGGCAGGTACATACTGTAGTTGAGTGAAGGAGCAGTTTTAAGGAAAGAACATCCCATGATTAACAGCAATAGACTCTCTGTGAAAGGGAAGCAAGTATGAATGCTGGGGCCTGAGGCGAACTGAAAAAATGCTGAAATCCACAGAATCCAGAGAAATCCAGAAATCAAAAATTCCTGAGGGTCTTGGGAAGTGGTCTCAATATACCTGCTTTAAAAGGGGTATACTACAATTGTACTTTCTTCACTCATGATACTAGGATTAGCAGATAGAGTTTgatttaaaatatgcattattttgtatttgtgtgtgtgtaaaataaattGGGGGATTTATTTCAGGATTTCAGAGAAGACCTCATCAAGGGCAAACAGTAAAAGTAACTGAAAAGAGGTAACTCTAGGTAAAGATTTTAAGGTCTTtttaggaaggagagagaaggaaagaaataagaccGAGAAGaacatgttaaatattttatagcatcaaaaagcaaacaaagacgAAAGGGTAAGTGTGATTAATCAAAGCACACCTGAAGCATTCTAGGTTCCTAGGTGTCTTCAAATGGAAAACAATACTACTACATAAAACTGAAGATCAGTCACCTGCTTCACATCAATTTAaaagtatgaatttttttttttttgggttctTGGATTTTTATTGGATCAGGAGGGGTCTGAGGTAAAAGTAGGAATTCttgaggtacaaactactatgtacaaaataaacaagctacaaggatacactgtacagcacagggaatataaccaatattttacaataactataaatagaatgtaactaaaaattgtgaatcactgtcatacacctgaaactcatataatattgtaaatcaaccaataaaagcaattttaaaaactaCTAACTCCTTAAAGAGTTAATAtctaaaagattttaaatgaataacattacatacagatacaaaatacttaacTCTCTATACATGATCATGATGGTAGGGGCTCACGTTACATATAAAGAAGTACACATATGCATCTCACCCTTATATAAAATCAGATTTACAAATAAAAACCACCAAAAGCTTCGTTCTATAAGCATCATAACATTTCATAATTTCCAAACAcaataaatacacactatttcCTTCTAAATGCAGAAAGAGGTCATCTGCAGTACCCTGAAAGGGCAGGGGATCATGTGAATAGACCCTGTGGGTGGCCAAACCTCTTAGGTAAATCGAGGTTCAAGAGTTTGAAAGGGTCCAGCACAGATGGATGACCTTTAAGCTTCCTTCTAACGCTGCCATGCTATGAGAGCAGAAATGGCTGACCCAGAAACTGCGTCAACACAAGGTTAATACAAAAAGCAGTAGTTACAGCTCCTTGTACAGCCCCTACCCTAAGAAACTgctggaaaataaaattcagctgTGACCTACTAATCGTTGGCTGATGTAAATGACTAAGAGAACATGCTTAACAGGCAAAATCCAATGCAGTCTTAAATACGTACTGCTTTGCTTTCCAGGCTAATCAATACTGTTGCTAGAGAATAAAAACATGGTCTGATCCACTCTGTAGAAAACACTGAGCTGGGTCAGTATTCTCTTGGAAGAGACATCAGAAACAGCTACCCTACATTGCCAGTACTTCTGTTCTTCCCTCACAGACATCATTCTAGTTTTAAAGTAGAACATAACTTTTTTATGCAAACAGGAAAATATTAACACTGAAACACTGTTAACTTCAAAAGGAGATATTATAGATCTTATTATGTAAGCATCATGAGGAAAACTACACTGTGCATTGGTTTATGTAAACATCATGTACTGTGTGCAATGCTTTCACTTATCCatatatgaatacattttatatacataaacatatattaaaaGAGTTTTGCAAACAATACTGCacataataaaatacaataaGCAGATTCCAGCCTACCGcacttttattcattcagtaaatatttactacaGTCTTACCCTAATGCCAGGCATTATGGACAAAGTAGGAGGCAAAACCAAAACCTCAGGAATctcaaaatcaattaaaaataccAATCCAAATCTTCCAAATTGCTGAATGAGAAACTGCAGGCTAtgaattaagaaacaaaacagcaaaacctAATTAAGAAATTAGCAGTGATGAATCACATTGCCAGAATCTTCTTTCCAAAtgattattcccactttacaatCAATTGCTCTTGACTAATGTTTCTCACACCCCACATCTGGTCCAGCAATAAACCCTCTACCTTTGAAATGAAGCAGTCCAAGGCCCCGTCTTCTCTCACTGATCTCTCAAAGATGTCCATGACATAATCCCCCAAATCTATGAGTATTCTACTTTACATGGTGAAAAAAGGACTTTGCGATTGTGATTAAgaaccttgagatggggagattatcctggactaTCTGGACCCAATGTGATCACAAGTGTGTAAGAGGGAGACAAGAGTGTCAGAAAGTGAGAGATTTGATGATGCTATACTGCTGGCTTTCAAGATAAAGGGGTCAGCAGCCACGGAATGAAGctggaagagggaggaggcagagtggtagtgtgtgcttagcatgctcgaggtcctgggttcaatccctagtacctccattaaagaagtaattaagtaaataaacctaattatctcctccaaCATCCCCCCAAAgattagaagctggaaaaggcaaggaaatggattctctccTAACGCCTCTAAAAGGAACATAGACCAACTAACTTGATTTTAGCCTAGTGAGATTTCTAACCTACAGAACTATAAGGCAACAAACGTGTGCAAcgtgtgctgttttaagccagtAAATTTGCtgtaatttgttacagtagctGTAGGAAAGGAATACCACCTTCTAACTAGTCTCTGCttccacattttccttttctccttttagcCTCAAAGCTGCAATTCAAATCATCCTTTTAAAATGCAGGCCACATAGAAGGAATTTCCTCAGGGGCAGGGTGCatggtccttggttcaatccccagtacccccattttaaaaagttaataaaataaaatgcaggcCACATGACGTCACCCTCCTGCCCAAAATCTTCCAATGGTTTCCAATCTCAGAAAGTTTGAAAACCCAGAGTCCTCCTAAGAACCTTCACCTCTTTGAAGCCATCTGCTACTTTCCCTGTTCCTGTATTAACGTGGGCGTGCTCCAGCCTGGGCACTTCAAGGCTTTTCTCA
This portion of the Vicugna pacos chromosome 1, VicPac4, whole genome shotgun sequence genome encodes:
- the NKIRAS1 gene encoding NF-kappa-B inhibitor-interacting Ras-like protein 1 isoform X1 yields the protein MGKGCKVVVCGLLSVGKTAILEQLLYGNHTIERMLKTDQVEVIKGQKQGGGTGMEDCETMEDVYMASVETDRGVKEQLHLYDTRGLQEGVELPKHYFSFADGFVLVYSVNNLESFQRVELLKKEIDKFKDKKEVAIVVLGNKIDLSEQRQVDAEVAQQWAKSEKVRLWEVTVTDRRTLIEPFTLLASKLSQPQSKSSFPLPGRKNKGNSSSEN
- the NKIRAS1 gene encoding NF-kappa-B inhibitor-interacting Ras-like protein 1 isoform X2 translates to MGKGCKVVVCGLLSVGKTAILEQLLYGNHTIGMEDCETMEDVYMASVETDRGVKEQLHLYDTRGLQEGVELPKHYFSFADGFVLVYSVNNLESFQRVELLKKEIDKFKDKKEVAIVVLGNKIDLSEQRQVDAEVAQQWAKSEKVRLWEVTVTDRRTLIEPFTLLASKLSQPQSKSSFPLPGRKNKGNSSSEN